One part of the Neodiprion virginianus isolate iyNeoVirg1 chromosome 3, iyNeoVirg1.1, whole genome shotgun sequence genome encodes these proteins:
- the LOC124300007 gene encoding uncharacterized protein LOC124300007 encodes MNHPATRDPFGLVRSAGCCYHPWNSQALPVCRLCARPASSFHLCGAPDTLGGVFADSDRNHQAVLQGRVSPRTSFRYRTHPPTAARSPSVNSAPAGSCVGSPGRSLARSSPSTTQRPPGLDHPDRWIGEETRRSLRPHVYKYYLGHVQEYRRQNMKVSFKA; translated from the exons ATGAATCACCCTGCGACCAGGGACCCGTTCGGGTTGGTCAGGTCGGCGGGGTGCTGTTATCATCCTTGGAATTCTCAAGCTCTGCCGGTCTGCCGGTTGTGCGCCAGACCCGCGTCCAGCTTCCATCTCTGCGGAGCCCCCGACACCCTTGGGGGTGTCTTCGCCGACTCGGATCGCAACCACCAAGCGGTTCTTCAGGGGCGGGTCTCGCCCCGCACTAGCTTCCGCTACCGCACCCACCCCCCGACCGCCGCCAGGTCGCCAAGCGTCAACTCTGCTCCGGCCGGATCGTGCGTTGGGTCGCCGGGACGTTCGCTGGCTCGGAGTTCACCCTCGACGACTCAGCGACCTCCGGGGCTCGATCATCCTGACCGATGGATCGGGGAAGAGACAAGGAGATCGCTGCGGCCTCACGTCTACAAGTATTACCTCGGCCACGTGCAAGAGTATCGTCGACAGAACATGAAG gtAAGTTTTAAAGCGTGA